A single window of Labeo rohita strain BAU-BD-2019 unplaced genomic scaffold, IGBB_LRoh.1.0 scaffold_527, whole genome shotgun sequence DNA harbors:
- the LOC127161019 gene encoding gastrula zinc finger protein XlCGF8.2DB isoform X2 — MTLKEESQEREMEEHDQNEEHHGLINGEKSFSCSQTEKTSLEEKKKAQKTGDYVTCQQDGIRSTQKGNLKRQNRIHTGESPFTCQQCGKCFSQHGNLKVHMRIHTGENPFTCQQCGKSFRRKENLEVHMRIHTGENPFTCQECGISFNRKGILDRHMRIHTREKPYICQQCGISFTQKGSLTRHLRIHTGECPFTCQQCGISFIRKGSLIRHMRTHTGEKPYTCPQCGRSFPHKPTLNAHMRIHTGEKPFVCGQCGKNFRFSVTLNQHLKIHSRDN; from the coding sequence ATGACACTGAAAGAAGAGAGCCAAGAGCGAGAAATGGAAGAGCATGATCAGAATGAAGAACATCATGGTttaataaatggggaaaaatcTTTTAGTTGCTCACAGACTGAAAAGACATCAttagaagagaaaaaaaaagcacaaaagacAGGAGATTATGTTACGTGCCAACAGGATGGAATACGTTCCACTCAAAAAGGAAACCTTAAACGGCAAAatagaattcacactggagagagccCTTTTACCTGtcaacagtgtggaaagtgtTTCAGTCAACATGGAAACCTTAAagtccacatgagaattcacactggagagaaccctttcacctgccaacagtgtggcaAAAGTTTCAGACGAAAAGAAAACCTTGAAGtacacatgagaattcacactggagagaaccCTTTCACCTGCCAGGAGTGTGGAATAAGTTTTAACAGAAAAGGAATCCTTGACaggcacatgagaattcacaccaGAGAGAAGCCTTACAtatgccaacagtgtggaataAGTTTCACTCAAAAAGGAAGCCTTACACGTCAcctgagaattcacactggagagtgCCCTTTCACCTGCCAGCAATGCGGAATAAGTTTTATTCGAAAAGGAAGCCTTATACGGCACATGAGAACACATACCGGAGAGAAGCCTTACACATGTCCTCAGTGTGGAAGGAGTTTTCCACATAAACCAACACTTAATgcccacatgagaattcacactggagaaaagccatTCGTATGTGGCCAGTGTGGAAAGAATTTCAGATTCAGTGTAACACTTAATCAGCACCTGAAGATTCACTCAAGAGACAACTGA
- the LOC127161019 gene encoding gastrula zinc finger protein XlCGF8.2DB isoform X1: MAFIKEESEHLEIQEAFRVKHEDTEEQTDLMTLKEESQEREMEEHDQNEEHHGLINGEKSFSCSQTEKTSLEEKKKAQKTGDYVTCQQDGIRSTQKGNLKRQNRIHTGESPFTCQQCGKCFSQHGNLKVHMRIHTGENPFTCQQCGKSFRRKENLEVHMRIHTGENPFTCQECGISFNRKGILDRHMRIHTREKPYICQQCGISFTQKGSLTRHLRIHTGECPFTCQQCGISFIRKGSLIRHMRTHTGEKPYTCPQCGRSFPHKPTLNAHMRIHTGEKPFVCGQCGKNFRFSVTLNQHLKIHSRDN; encoded by the coding sequence ACCTGATGACACTGAAAGAAGAGAGCCAAGAGCGAGAAATGGAAGAGCATGATCAGAATGAAGAACATCATGGTttaataaatggggaaaaatcTTTTAGTTGCTCACAGACTGAAAAGACATCAttagaagagaaaaaaaaagcacaaaagacAGGAGATTATGTTACGTGCCAACAGGATGGAATACGTTCCACTCAAAAAGGAAACCTTAAACGGCAAAatagaattcacactggagagagccCTTTTACCTGtcaacagtgtggaaagtgtTTCAGTCAACATGGAAACCTTAAagtccacatgagaattcacactggagagaaccctttcacctgccaacagtgtggcaAAAGTTTCAGACGAAAAGAAAACCTTGAAGtacacatgagaattcacactggagagaaccCTTTCACCTGCCAGGAGTGTGGAATAAGTTTTAACAGAAAAGGAATCCTTGACaggcacatgagaattcacaccaGAGAGAAGCCTTACAtatgccaacagtgtggaataAGTTTCACTCAAAAAGGAAGCCTTACACGTCAcctgagaattcacactggagagtgCCCTTTCACCTGCCAGCAATGCGGAATAAGTTTTATTCGAAAAGGAAGCCTTATACGGCACATGAGAACACATACCGGAGAGAAGCCTTACACATGTCCTCAGTGTGGAAGGAGTTTTCCACATAAACCAACACTTAATgcccacatgagaattcacactggagaaaagccatTCGTATGTGGCCAGTGTGGAAAGAATTTCAGATTCAGTGTAACACTTAATCAGCACCTGAAGATTCACTCAAGAGACAACTGA